In one Cloacibacillus porcorum genomic region, the following are encoded:
- a CDS encoding GntR family transcriptional regulator: MAHREYDPSEKNNLFNNIYLSLKQDILWLRLKPGTLLTEAYLADKFEISKTPIREALMRLSYDGLVTIFPRKGYCVSEISFSDIQDMHEYRYILENTCLSKVIDSATEEELEHLDSLSYSDRVVYRDEEPLFSKEPSNKERDSEFHIYLAEMAGNRIIYNQLVDVLEKLQRPMLCVAEKEYMTRGLDEHHQLVELIRARDLSAAQSLLRGHINEVYEHCARISTISKLF; this comes from the coding sequence ATGGCTCACAGGGAATACGACCCAAGCGAAAAGAACAACCTGTTCAATAATATTTATCTGTCTCTGAAACAGGATATTTTATGGCTTCGTCTAAAACCGGGAACGCTTTTAACCGAGGCCTATCTGGCGGACAAATTCGAGATCAGCAAGACCCCCATCCGCGAGGCGCTCATGCGCCTCTCATACGACGGTCTGGTGACGATCTTTCCGCGCAAGGGATACTGCGTCAGCGAAATATCCTTTTCCGATATTCAGGACATGCACGAGTACCGGTATATTTTGGAAAACACCTGCCTGAGCAAGGTGATAGACAGCGCCACGGAAGAGGAGCTGGAACATCTGGACAGCCTTTCGTACAGCGACCGGGTCGTTTACCGCGACGAGGAGCCGCTTTTTTCCAAAGAACCGTCAAACAAAGAGCGCGACAGCGAATTTCACATATATCTGGCCGAGATGGCGGGAAATCGGATCATTTACAACCAGCTTGTGGATGTTTTGGAAAAATTACAGCGTCCCATGCTCTGCGTCGCCGAAAAGGAATATATGACGCGCGGCTTGGACGAACATCATCAGCTTGTCGAACTCATAAGGGCCAGGGACCTTTCGGCGGCGCAGTCTCTGCTCCGCGGACATATAAACGAAGTCTACGAACACTGCGCAAGGATAAGCACCATCAGCAAGCTTTTTTAA
- a CDS encoding trimethylamine methyltransferase family protein, protein MYIGKRYYSNESTYHVFGAKEAAEVHAASCRVLQEQGMLVKHEEARELLKQAGALVEDEKVFIGASLVERSLKQLPSRVAVFDRDGEPAMFLEGRNVYYGSGSDTVNLLDYESRGRRAWTKADVQNAVRICDALPNIDFIMSMGIISDVPFEVNTREQYSQMILNSTKPHVVVADNARDLEDIFKMYIAVRGGAEALRMKPFAVVYNEPTSPLLHSFEAIDKLMLCARYGVPTNYAAGGMAGATTPISPAGTVVLNNAECLMGIVIHQLTSPGAPFVYGFGNSPMDMRTLQCCYALPGAIRIQSGMCEMAHYYNLPCWGEAGNGCSKICDEQAVEEAAQFIQMAALQGCNLTHDIGYLDFGLSYSLELLVISDDIIARTKEVMAGVEINEAALSVDEIKQAGYNGNYLRAASTRRAAKEDWRSDLGDYMTYDNWSAAGSKSMGERAHAKVLKIIEEYRPKELDNTVKEKIDEIVRQAY, encoded by the coding sequence ATGTATATCGGCAAAAGGTATTACAGTAACGAATCAACCTATCACGTATTCGGCGCTAAGGAGGCGGCGGAGGTCCACGCGGCCAGCTGCCGCGTGCTGCAGGAGCAGGGAATGCTCGTCAAACACGAGGAGGCCCGTGAACTGCTGAAGCAGGCCGGAGCCCTCGTCGAGGACGAGAAGGTCTTTATCGGCGCCTCGCTTGTCGAGCGCTCTCTGAAACAGCTTCCCTCGCGGGTGGCGGTCTTTGACCGCGACGGCGAACCGGCGATGTTCCTCGAGGGACGCAACGTCTACTACGGCAGCGGCTCCGACACCGTCAACCTGCTCGATTACGAAAGCCGCGGCAGAAGAGCCTGGACGAAGGCCGACGTGCAGAATGCCGTGAGAATATGCGACGCGCTGCCCAATATAGACTTTATCATGTCGATGGGGATAATCTCCGACGTGCCCTTCGAGGTTAACACGCGCGAGCAGTACAGCCAGATGATACTCAACTCGACAAAGCCCCACGTCGTCGTTGCCGACAACGCGCGCGACCTTGAAGATATCTTCAAAATGTACATCGCCGTGAGAGGCGGCGCGGAGGCCCTGCGGATGAAGCCCTTCGCCGTCGTCTATAACGAACCGACCTCCCCGCTGCTGCATTCTTTCGAGGCGATCGACAAACTCATGCTCTGCGCGAGATACGGCGTGCCGACGAACTACGCCGCCGGCGGAATGGCGGGCGCCACCACACCAATATCGCCCGCCGGTACCGTGGTACTCAACAACGCAGAATGTCTGATGGGCATCGTCATCCACCAGCTGACAAGTCCGGGCGCGCCGTTCGTTTACGGCTTCGGCAACTCGCCGATGGATATGCGTACGCTCCAGTGCTGCTACGCCCTGCCCGGCGCGATCAGGATACAGAGCGGCATGTGCGAGATGGCCCACTATTACAATCTGCCCTGCTGGGGCGAGGCTGGCAACGGCTGCTCGAAGATCTGCGACGAACAGGCCGTCGAAGAGGCGGCTCAGTTTATCCAGATGGCCGCTTTGCAGGGCTGCAACCTGACACACGATATCGGCTACCTTGATTTTGGCCTCAGCTACTCCCTCGAGCTGCTCGTGATCTCGGACGACATTATCGCCCGCACAAAAGAGGTGATGGCGGGTGTGGAGATAAACGAGGCGGCGTTGTCCGTCGACGAGATCAAGCAGGCCGGATACAACGGCAACTACCTGCGCGCCGCCTCAACGAGAAGGGCCGCCAAGGAGGACTGGCGCAGCGACCTCGGTGACTATATGACATACGACAACTGGTCGGCGGCCGGCTCAAAATCGATGGGCGAACGCGCCCACGCGAAGGTCTTAAAGATCATAGAGGAATACAGACCCAAAGAACTTGACAACACCGTGAAAGAAAAGATAGACGAAATCGTCAGACAGGCATACTGA
- a CDS encoding BCCT family transporter, translated as MNKIRPYAFFPPFILLIIVAAYSLIVGMQDETQTVKVMADLFNLALDKLGWLYAAAALFVCILSFFFTFSKYGNIKFGGKDAVPEFSYWNWFAMTLCAGIAIGIVFWGVAEPIMQFQNPPESFGIAPFSEAAARFSLAQIFLEWTFTPYAMYTVCGISCAYAFYNMKEPKTISSAFIPFFGDKIKGFWGQILDAFIIFALVGGVVTSLGEGVLQVASGLESQFGLPSSKISWGIISLVMVVMYTISSYTGINKGIRILSDINGKLFFLLLAFVIVVGPTIFNINLGLEGFANYVESFFSRHLFLAPVSGDPFPRIWTLFFFAIWYAWAPVTGMFLARMAYGRTVREFTMMNLILPSVFGIVWFSFFGGTAMHMEIVQKLGIAKILNDKGVEAAMFAFLNFLPLAKITVPIFFVVIVLSFSTAADSMTSTVALMCTAPDAVQEGEEAPAVIKLAWGILMGFIAWLVITFAKIDGLRTVVTLAAAPAALIVIAQAVSSYLMLKGDAGKSAVK; from the coding sequence ATGAACAAGATCAGGCCATACGCGTTCTTCCCACCGTTTATACTGCTTATCATCGTCGCCGCTTACAGTCTCATCGTAGGAATGCAGGATGAGACACAGACCGTCAAGGTGATGGCGGATTTATTCAACCTTGCACTCGACAAGCTGGGCTGGCTCTATGCCGCCGCCGCGCTTTTCGTCTGTATCCTCAGCTTTTTCTTCACCTTTTCCAAGTATGGGAACATAAAATTCGGCGGCAAGGACGCCGTGCCGGAGTTTTCTTACTGGAACTGGTTCGCCATGACGCTCTGCGCCGGTATCGCGATCGGTATCGTATTCTGGGGCGTCGCCGAACCGATAATGCAGTTTCAGAATCCTCCCGAATCATTCGGCATAGCGCCCTTTTCGGAGGCGGCGGCGCGCTTCTCGCTCGCGCAGATATTCCTCGAATGGACCTTCACTCCCTACGCGATGTACACCGTATGCGGGATATCATGCGCCTACGCCTTTTACAATATGAAGGAGCCGAAGACGATAAGCTCCGCCTTCATCCCCTTCTTCGGCGATAAGATAAAGGGCTTCTGGGGACAGATACTTGACGCTTTCATCATCTTCGCGCTGGTCGGCGGCGTCGTCACCTCCCTCGGCGAGGGCGTCCTTCAGGTCGCCAGCGGCCTGGAATCCCAGTTCGGCCTGCCTTCCTCGAAGATATCGTGGGGCATCATCTCGCTCGTCATGGTGGTCATGTATACGATCTCCAGCTATACCGGCATCAACAAGGGCATCAGGATACTGAGCGATATCAACGGCAAGCTCTTTTTCCTGCTGCTGGCCTTCGTTATCGTCGTCGGCCCGACGATATTCAACATCAACCTCGGCCTTGAGGGTTTTGCCAACTACGTGGAATCATTCTTCAGCCGTCATCTCTTCCTCGCCCCCGTCAGCGGCGACCCCTTCCCGCGCATCTGGACGCTCTTCTTCTTCGCGATCTGGTACGCCTGGGCTCCCGTAACGGGAATGTTCCTCGCGCGCATGGCCTATGGCCGCACGGTGCGCGAATTCACAATGATGAACCTCATACTTCCGTCGGTATTCGGCATCGTCTGGTTCTCCTTCTTCGGCGGCACCGCGATGCACATGGAGATAGTCCAGAAGCTGGGAATCGCCAAGATACTCAACGACAAGGGCGTGGAGGCGGCGATGTTCGCCTTCCTGAACTTCCTGCCGCTGGCGAAGATCACGGTCCCGATTTTCTTTGTGGTCATCGTGCTCTCCTTCTCCACCGCCGCCGACTCCATGACCTCCACCGTCGCCCTGATGTGCACGGCACCAGACGCAGTCCAGGAGGGAGAAGAGGCTCCGGCTGTGATAAAGCTTGCCTGGGGCATCCTTATGGGATTTATCGCCTGGCTGGTGATAACTTTCGCGAAGATCGACGGGCTGCGCACCGTCGTAACGCTGGCCGCCGCCCCCGCGGCCCTGATAGTCATCGCCCAGGCGGTATCCTCATATCTGATGCTGAAGGGAGACGCGGGAAAGTCCGCCGTAAAATAG
- a CDS encoding DMT family transporter → MKMFKGRGKLSSYMLAAAVTFIWSITFVATKYLLGYLSPGEILLYRVAVAYVIFVAADPHRLPPLDLMTELKIAAAGFLGITLYFLCENTALSFSTASNVALLCSTAPLLTGVVSHIFTSSEKMSRRFVLGSVFCLIGIFFIIFNGRFVLKLNPLGDMIALLAALTFAGYSVVIRDVKCDYTPAQIARKMLFYTLISLLLLTLTPVVRLHPSQLMRPAVAGNILFLGLFASAFCTWGWNIVIWNLGAVKANNLIYLTPPITMLFSALILDERITLFAVAGGLLILAGVYISQKIH, encoded by the coding sequence ATGAAAATGTTCAAAGGGCGTGGAAAGCTTTCCAGCTATATGCTCGCCGCCGCGGTGACGTTTATCTGGAGCATCACCTTCGTCGCCACAAAATATCTGCTTGGCTATCTCTCTCCCGGAGAAATACTCCTCTACCGCGTCGCCGTCGCCTATGTTATTTTTGTGGCCGCTGACCCTCACCGTCTTCCGCCGCTGGATCTGATGACGGAGTTAAAGATCGCCGCGGCCGGTTTTCTCGGGATAACGCTCTATTTTCTCTGTGAAAATACGGCGCTCTCCTTCAGCACCGCCTCCAATGTCGCGCTTCTCTGTTCCACCGCTCCCCTGTTGACGGGGGTCGTATCCCATATCTTCACCTCCAGCGAGAAAATGTCGCGCCGTTTTGTCCTCGGCAGCGTCTTTTGCCTGATTGGGATATTCTTCATCATCTTTAACGGACGTTTCGTCCTGAAGCTCAATCCGCTAGGCGATATGATTGCGCTCTTGGCCGCCCTCACCTTCGCCGGATATTCCGTGGTCATCCGCGACGTGAAGTGTGATTATACGCCGGCGCAGATAGCGCGCAAGATGCTCTTCTATACGCTGATCTCCCTGCTGCTGCTGACGCTCACGCCGGTGGTGCGGCTCCATCCGTCGCAGCTGATGCGCCCCGCCGTAGCTGGAAATATCCTGTTCCTCGGCCTCTTCGCCTCTGCCTTCTGCACCTGGGGCTGGAACATCGTCATCTGGAACCTCGGCGCGGTCAAGGCCAACAATCTTATCTATCTTACGCCGCCGATAACGATGCTCTTTTCGGCGCTGATACTGGACGAACGGATAACTCTCTTCGCGGTCGCGGGAGGACTGCTGATACTGGCCGGTGTCTACATCTCGCAGAAGATTCATTGA